AAATGGATATTTTTCCTACGAATGTGATTGACAATATTATTGTTTCAAAATCCTTCACTGCGGATCTTCCTGCTGATTTCACCGGAGGTGTAGTGGATATTGAAACCAAAGACTTTCCTGAAGAAAAAACAATGAGATTGAGCCTGAGTGGAGGTATCAATCCATCTATGCACTTCAATTCCAGCTACCTGAAATATGATGGTGGAAAAACAGACTTTTTAGGCTTTGACGATGGTACCAGAGCGATCCCAACTGACGGGAGAACAGACATACCTCAGTACGGTGATGCTGTGGGTAATCCAAATGGCCCTGCAGGTATGGAGTACCAGCGAATTCTAGGTGACTTTAATAAGACCCTGGGAGGATACAGATCCAATAGCTTAATGGACATGGGAATCAGCTTTTCCTTAGGGAATCAGATTGCAAAGCCAAAGGCGACTTGGGGGTACAATTTCGCTCTGACTTACAAGAACGAAACGGAATTTTATCAAGATGCAGAGTACAATCTGTACGCAAAGCCAAGAGAGGCATCAGCCACAGAGCTAGAGCCACTTGAGAGACAGCGTGGGGACTATGGTGTAAATAATGTGTTATTAGGAGGTTTGGCAGGAATTGCATTAAAAACTGACAACTCCAAGTACAAGCTGAACATCATGCACCTCCAAAATGGAGAATCCAAAGCTGGTCAATTCAACTTTATCAATACGAACCTTGGAGCAAACTTTGAGGCATCTCAATATAACTTGGAATATAGTCAAAGAGGACTGACCAGCATTTTGCTTGGAGGAACTCATTTTCTGAATGGAAATGAATGGGAGGTCAACTGGAAAGTGGCGCCTACCAGATCTACTATCTCAGATCCGGATATACGATTTACCCGATTCAGAGAGCCTACGAACACTGTTTCTACCGAAGTTGGGCTTCCGGCAAGAATCTGGAGAGATCTAGAGGAGTACAGCATTGTGGCCAAGGGAGACATAGCAAAGAACCTTTCTTTGTTTGCAAGAGAAGGCAAGTTGAAGTTCGGTGGAAATTATGTATTCAAGCAGCGTGATTTCAACATTCAATCCTTCCAGTTTGCTACCGGAGACACGGAATTCACCGGAGATCCTAATGAAATATTGCTGGATGAAAACCTATTCTCAGCTGACAATAGAAACGGGGTACGATACAATGCTGATTTTATTCCTATCAATGCAAATGAATATAACTCCATCGCTACCAACATGGCGGGATATGCTTCCTTGGAGGCCAATCCGGCAGCAAACCTAAAAGCAATCCTAGGCTTGAGAGTGGAGCAATATAATCAGTATTATACCGGTACAAACCAGACAGGAACGATCAACTTTGATTTGGTAGAAATGCTGGATGATCTGGATTTCTTCCCCACTGTAAACTTGATCTTCAACATCAAAGAAAACCAAAACCTACGGGCTTCTGCTTCCAGAACTATCGCTAGGCCTTCTTTCAAAGAATTGTCCTACGCAGAGATCCTGGATCCTATTTCGGGCAGAACTTTCATTGGGGGACTGTATCCAGAAACCACCAATGGCGGAACAGAGGTACTTTGGGATGGCAATTTGGTTTCCACTCGTGTGAATAACTTTGACCTAAGATGGGAGGCCTTCCAGGATAGAGGTCAGATGGTTTCCGTAAGTGCTTTCTATAAGACATTTGACAAGCCGATAGAAATGGTTCAGTTCCTTGCAGATCCAGGAACCTTCCAGCCTAGAAATGTAGGTGATGGTACGGTGGCAGGTTTGGAGTTGGAATTCAGAAGAAATCTGAAGTTCATCACTCCTGCGCTGGAGAACTTGTCATGGAATACTAACGTGACTGTGACCAAGTCTCAGATCGAAATGTCCGAATCTGAATTCAGATCTAGAACACTTACGGCCAGAGAAGGTCAAGTCATAGACGACACGCGCGATATGGCAGGTCAGGCTCCATACTTGATCAATACAGGCTTAAACTACCAGTCTTATGTGACTGGCTGGGAAGCTGGGATCTACTATAATGTGCAAGGTTCTTCTCTCCAATATGTAGGCTTTGGTAATAGAACTGATACGTATTCAGTGCCATTCAATAGCTTGAACTTGAATATCAACAAGACCTTCGGTGCAGATGAAAGAATTCAGGCCGGTATGGGTGTACAGAATATTTTAAATTCAAGAAAAGAATATGTCTTCC
This genomic window from Algoriphagus sp. TR-M9 contains:
- a CDS encoding TonB-dependent receptor — protein: MKRTFVLILLVLSQVFAGFAFAQKGTIRGTIFDEITGEPLFGVSVLVKETSSGAVTDFDGKFEIQVDPGSYTLQLSYISYSTIELTEVEVKADEVNVLNDLLMAEEASDLETVTISAAAIRTTEAALMSVKRNAANLIDGISASTFRQIGDGDAASAVKRVTGVSIEGGKYIYVRGLGDRYTKTVLNGVDIPGLDPDRNTIQMDIFPTNVIDNIIVSKSFTADLPADFTGGVVDIETKDFPEEKTMRLSLSGGINPSMHFNSSYLKYDGGKTDFLGFDDGTRAIPTDGRTDIPQYGDAVGNPNGPAGMEYQRILGDFNKTLGGYRSNSLMDMGISFSLGNQIAKPKATWGYNFALTYKNETEFYQDAEYNLYAKPREASATELEPLERQRGDYGVNNVLLGGLAGIALKTDNSKYKLNIMHLQNGESKAGQFNFINTNLGANFEASQYNLEYSQRGLTSILLGGTHFLNGNEWEVNWKVAPTRSTISDPDIRFTRFREPTNTVSTEVGLPARIWRDLEEYSIVAKGDIAKNLSLFAREGKLKFGGNYVFKQRDFNIQSFQFATGDTEFTGDPNEILLDENLFSADNRNGVRYNADFIPINANEYNSIATNMAGYASLEANPAANLKAILGLRVEQYNQYYTGTNQTGTINFDLVEMLDDLDFFPTVNLIFNIKENQNLRASASRTIARPSFKELSYAEILDPISGRTFIGGLYPETTNGGTEVLWDGNLVSTRVNNFDLRWEAFQDRGQMVSVSAFYKTFDKPIEMVQFLADPGTFQPRNVGDGTVAGLELEFRRNLKFITPALENLSWNTNVTVTKSQIEMSESEFRSRTLTAREGQVIDDTRDMAGQAPYLINTGLNYQSYVTGWEAGIYYNVQGSSLQYVGFGNRTDTYSVPFNSLNLNINKTFGADERIQAGMGVQNILNSRKEYVFQSYQAEDQIFSSLSPGTKVNFRVAFSF